AGCATCAGGGCCAACCCCGACGGCCGTACCCTCTACGCGGCCGCCGAGCAGGCCGGCGTCCTGGTCCACCGCATCGGACCCGACGGCTCGCTGCGTCGCGTCGCAACCCTGAAGCCGCCCTTCGGGGCCGCCCTGACCATGGGCGTCTCCCGCAAGGGTGACTCGCTCGCGGTGGTCTACGGGCCCGACGTGCGCGGCGGCGGAGTCATGCAGGGCTATGCGATCGACCGGGCCGGCATCCCCCACCGGCGGGGCCCCGCCTTTCCCCTCGGCCCCGTCCCGTTCGGCGGCCTACCGCTGCCGCAGCTGACGTTCTCCGCCGACGGCCGCAGCGTCTACGCCGCGAACTATATGGTCGGCGGACTCATCCGGTACGCCGTCCACCCCGACGGCTCGGTGTCGCCGCGGGAGACCGTGCCCGGAATCCCCGGGCCGGTGAACCCCACGGTCACCCCGGACGGCAGATTCCTCTACACGGCCAACGAGACACTCCCGAGCATCGGGGCCTACCGCGTCCTGCCCTCCGGGGGCCTGGTGGCGTTGCCGCAGGTGGCCTTTCCGGCCACCGGCGTCATCCCGCACGGCATCACCATCACGCCCAACGGGAGGTTCCTGTACGCCCCGAACGCGATCTCCAACCGGATGTCGGCCTTCCGCATCGGCCGCGGCGGTGCTCTGACTCCCTTCGGCCTCCCCGGCCTGATCGGCCCCTCCTTCGCGGGGAACCCGGAACCGGGGGTCTTGAACGGCCAAGCCTGGGTGACCGCCGACGGCAAACGCCTCGTGGCGGTCGACATCGTCGGCTCGGTGCACCGGCCCAACACCTCGGTCCGCCAGTATCTGATCGGGGCGAACGGCAACCTCACCCGGATACCGGGCTCCTACGACGCGGGCGTCTTCTTCTCCGCCGCGTCGACACTGGTGCGCGCTCCGAACTGACCACGCACGGCCAACGGCTGGCCTAGCATCGGTTGCCATGCCACGTTGGTGCGCTTCGCTGCTGGTCGCAGCGTCCCTTGCGGTCTCCGGGTCGACGATCGGCGCGCCGGTTTCCGGTGCCGACATCGCCAACGGCCGCTATTGGTACGTCAAAGAGAGCATCGTCCTCGACGCCCCGCATCTCTGGATCGTCCGGCCGCAGATCGGCAAGAAACGCTTCACGGCGGCGGTCAGCGGGAACACCCTCACCATCGACTACCCCGCGTCGGAGGAGAAGGCCACCAACGTCTTCCGCATCCGCCCGACCCGCGACGGCGGATGGATCGCGACCAACCCGCTCTACCCGGCGGACCACTTCCGCCGCACCGGCTACGGCTACCGCACCGATCGCATGGTCTTCGGCACGCTGCTCCGCGATCGCCTGATCCGACGCTGATCGCCGGGTACTACGCGACGGCGTAGACACCGAGCAGGGCGACCCCGGCCACCAGCAAGGTCGCGAAGACGGCCAATACGACGGCCGGTCCGGCGCTGCGCATCAGGGACCGCAGGTGGACGGCGGTGCCCATCCCGAACAGCGCCGCGGCCAAGGCCAGGTTCTGCACCGTCCCCAACGGCCCCAGCCACGACGTCGGGACGGCACCGATGCTGCGCAGGGCGACGCAGACGATGAACCCGACTACGAACAGCGGGACGATGGGCGGCCGGGCGACGGCCGCGGAGGTTTCCGCCGGCCTCCGCCGCTGCAGCATCCCGACGACGGCGACGACCGGTCCCAGCATCAGCACGCGGGTCAGCTTCACCACGACCGCCACTCCGACTGCCGCGGCACCCGCCGAACTGGCGGCTCCGACGACCTGCCCGACCTCTTGCACGCTCGCCCCGGTCCAGATGCCGTATTGGGTCGCGGACAGGCCCAGCGGGTGGTGCAGCAACGGCATCGCCACCATCAGCACCGTCCCGCACAGCGTCACCATGGCGATCGCCGTGGCCACGTCGTCCTCGTCGGCGCCCGCGGTCTCCTCCATCGCCGCGATGGCCGATCCGCCGCAGATCGCGAATCCGGTGGCGATCAGCAACCGGCGCGGCGCACCCATCCGCAGTCGTCCGCCGACGTAGTAGGTCACCCCCAGCGTGGTGACCAGGGTGACCACGACCAACCCGATCACCGGGACCCCGAGATGCGCGACGGCCCCCACCGAGAGGGATAGGCCCAACAGGACGACGCCGATGCGCAGCACCCGCTTGGTCGCCACCTGCACTCCCGGCCGGCAAACCTGCGGGTAGGCGCCGACGTTGGCCGCGACCGCACCCAGCAGGACCGCCCAGGTCAGCACCCCGACACCGGGAACCAGTCGGTGGGCGAAGAAGGAGACGGCCGCACCGAGGGCGACGAACACGATCCCGGGAAGCGACTCGTGGTGCAGCAGCACCGCCGGGTTCGACTGGCCACGCGTGCGCTCGAGGATTGCCATGCATCAAGCGTCGCGTCGGCCGGCGGACTCCGGTAGCCACGATCTCGACATCGGGTCATGCGCGCGGCGCATGACCCGACCGTTCGGGAAATGACCGGCGACTACCCGCCGACGACGTCCAGCAGCGCCCGCGCCGGGTCGCTCAACGCGCGTTCGGGCCGCCACACCGCGGTGAACGGCCGCTGCAGATCCAACCCCGCCACCTCGACGTCGCGCAGGCGTCCGGCGGCGACGTCCTCGGTCAGGGCCAGGCTGGAGAGCACGATCGGCCCGACTCCGGCGGTGGCCGCCGCCCGCAGCGCGGTGTTGGAGGCCACGACCATCCCTTCGCGCAGTGACAGCCCGTGGCGCTGTAGGGCGCGGTCCAGGGTGAATCTGGTACCCGAGCCGGATTCCCGCACGAGCAGTTCGGTCTCGGCCAGCTCGGTGACCGGCACCGGCCCGGAGCGCGTCGCCCACTCGTGGGTCGGGGCCACGGCGATCATGAGCCGATCGCGGCCGACTCGGCGGTGCGCCAACTCGGCGGGGACCGCGGGGGTCTCGACAAACCCCAGTTCGTAGTCGCCGGCCTCGACGAGTTCGATCACCCGCCGGGAGTTCTCCACCCGGATCGACACGTGTACGTGCGGGTTGCTGACGTGCAACCGTCCCAGCCAGGACGGCGCGAGATATTCGGCGATCGTCATGCTGACCGCGACCGACAGGTCCGAGGCCGCCGCCTCGTTCAGCGCCTGGACCGAGCGGGAGAACTCGTCGGCCGCGGCGAGTAGCGGCACCGCCCAGTCGACGACGACCTGCCCGGTGGCGGTCAGCTCGCTTCCCCGCGTCGACCGCTCGAGCAGCCGCGTGCCCAGGCGTCGCTCGAGGGCGCTGAGCCGTCGGCTCAGCTGCGGCTGCGAGAGCCGCCGTTCCTGCGCGACGGCGCCGATGCTGCCCTTCTCGGCGACCGCGACCAATAGGTCGAGGTCGTCGAGCGACGGCCGGGCACTCCCGCTCACCGCTTCGCCAGCTTCACCCGAGACCCCTTACCGTCGCCGCGCCGCGCTATCCGATCCGCTTGAGCACGTCTCGGTCCAACGCCGCGACATCGGTGTGGCCGGACAGTCCCAGCGTGAGGTCGAGTTCGGCGACGATGTTGGCCAGCACGTCGCGGGCGCCCGCCTCCCCGGCGATCGCCAATCCGTACATGTGGGGACGGCCGATGCAGGCCGCGTCGGCGCCCAGCGCGAGGGCTTTGAACACGTCGGAGCCGGTGTAGATGCCGGAGTCGACGAGTACCTTGATGCGCCCGGACACCGCGTCGACGACGTCGACGAGGGCGTCGACGGAACCGATCGCGCCGTCGACCTGGCGTCCGCCGTGGTTGGAGACGATGATCCCGTCGACGCCCACGTCGACCGCCTGGCGCGCGTCATCGGGGTGCAGCACCCCCTTGAGGACGATCGGCAGATCGGTGCGGGCGCGCAGCCCCTCGATGTCGGTCCAGGACAGGCTCGGGCGCGAGTAGGTCCCGAGGAAGGTCTCCACCGCGGCGCGCGGATGTTTGTCGACGAGGTTGCGCCACCAACTGCCCGGGGCGTTGCGCGCGATCGAGACCAGCGTCTTGATCGCACCCACCGACGGTTTCGGCGACTCCGCTTCGGGATCCGGATTCCGCACCCGCTCGTCGACGATGGCTCGGAACCGCTCGTCACGGGTGTACTGGGCGATGCCCTCCCCGCGCGCGAAGGGCAGCGATCCGATGTTCAGGTCCTGCGGGCGCCACCCGAGCATCGTCGTGTCGAGGGTGACCGCGATCGCCCCGGCACCCATCGCCTTGGCGCGGGCCAGGAAGCTGTCGACCAGATCCTCGTCGACCGACCAGTACAGCTGGAACCAGCGCGGGGAACCGGGCGCGACGGCGTCCATCCCGGCGGCCACGTCCTCCATCGACGCGCTGCCCTGGTTGCTCAGGATGTACGGCAGCCCGAGGGCGGCGGCCGCACGGCCGATCGCCACGTCGGCGTTGCGGGTGACGAGTCCACCGGCGCCCACCGGGGAGACCAGCACCGGTGCGGGCAGCGAAGCGCCGAACAGTTCGGTGGCCAGGCTCCGCTGCGAGACGTCGCGCAGGACCCGCGGCACGATCGCCCAGCGCTCCAGCGCGGCCCGGTTCGCCCGCATCGTCGCCCCCTCGCCGGCACCCCCGGCGACGTAGGCCCAGGCCCGTTCCGACATGGCCCGGTGGGCGCGGCGCTCCAGTTCGGCGAAATCGGTCGGCACGGTCGGCCGGCCGCCGCCGACCCCGGCCCGATAGATGACGTTCTGGCGTTCCCGGCCGTATCCCTGATCCACGCGCCCAGCCTATCCAGGCCAACGGCCCGGACGCCTCAGTCGGTGAAGACTGTGTTCCGAAATCAGTCGCGGACCAGATAGAAGTAGAAGTGGCGGTCGCGGACCAGCGACGACTTGCCGTTCATGATGCCCATCAGCGTCTGGTCGTCGACCCGCTTGAAGTGGTCGATGACCGCCTGTCCGTCGTAGACCATCGACGCGGTGACCTCGCCGCGGAATTCGACATGCCAGAGGCTCGCCTCGCCGTGCCCCAACTCCTTGTTGGAGTACAGCTGCCCGTCGGCGCCCCGGCACACCAGCGGCTGCACGTCGGTGGGCGAGATGAAGTTCTTGCCGTACCAACCGACCTGTTCGAGCTGCCCATCCATCGGATGCCCGGTGGGCAGCTCGCCGCCGCGCCACGACCCGAGGATCTCCTCGATGCGGACGGTGGGCAGCTGGGCCCACAGCTCGTCGAGCGCCTCGGGCGGGTTGACCTCGCCCGAGGCGATGTGGGCCAGGACCTGACCCGCGGCATCGACGTCAGGCACCGACGGCGGTCTTCTCGTCGACGGTGCCGAAGACCATGCCCTCGGTGATGTCGTAGCGCCGCGCGTCGTAGGCGTCGAGCACCAGGTTGTGGCGGACCACCCACGGCTGCGTCTTCGACGCCTTGGGCAGGTTGCCCGCCGCGCGCTGCACGTAGCCGGAGTCCAACTCCAGCAACGGCGCATCCTCCATGATCTCGCCGCCGGTCGTCGGGAAGGCGTGGGTGTAGCCCTTGTTCCGCATGTGCTGGATGAGTTTGGCGACGGCCTGCGCGGTGAGGTCGACGCGCAGCGTCCACGACGCGTTGGTGTAGCCGACGGCCCACGCCAGGTTCGGCACGTCGTTCAGCATGTAGCCGCGGTAGGCGTAGTGGTCGCCGGGCTTCTGCTCCGCGCCGTCGACCGACAGCGTCGCACCGCCCATCGCGACGATCTCCAGCCCGGTCGCGGTGACGACGATGTCCGCGTCGAGGTGCTTGCCGGACTTCAACACGATGCCGGTCTCGTCGAACTTCTCGATCTGGTCGGTGACGACCTCGGCCTTGCCCTGCTTGATCGACCGGTACAGGTCACCGCCGGGGATGATGCACAGGCGCTGGTCCCACGGCTCGTAGCGCGGCTTGAAATCGACGTCGACGGGGTAGCCCTTGGGCAACTGCGCCATCGCCAGTCGGCGCATCGTGCGCCGAGCCAGCTTCGGGAAGCGGCGGGCGAACTGGTACTGCCCGAAGGTGATCATGGCATTGCGCGTGGCGATGATGCGGTGGCCGGCCTTGCCGGGCATCGCCTTGAGCACCAGCGTGGTCATCGGGTCCGTCGACGGCGCCGGCATCATGTACGTCGGCGAGCGCTGCAGCATGGTGATCTTCTCGACGTCGTCGGCCATCGACGGGATCAGCGTCACCGCGGTGGCGCCGGAGCCGATCACGACGACCTTCTTGCCCTTGTAGTCGAGGTCCTCCGGCCAGAACTGCGGGTGGACGACCTGGCCCTTGAACTTGTCGATCTCCGGGAACTCCGGGTTGTAGCCGCGGTCGTAGCGGTAGTAGCCGGCACAGATGTAGAGGAACCGGGAGACGTAGGTGCGCTTCTTGCCGCCGACCTCGGTCTGCACGGTCCACAGGTCGGTCGTGGTGTCGAAGTCGGCCGTGATGACCTTGACGCCGAAGTCGATGTGCTTGTCGATGCCGAAGTGGGCGGCGGCGCTCTGCAGGTATTCGCGGATCTCGTCGCCCTGCGCGAAGGTGCGGTTCCCCTTCCACGGGTACCAGGGGAAGCTGAGGGTGAAGATGTCGGAGTCGCTGCGCACGCCCGGGTAGCGGAACAGGTCCCAGGTGCCGCCGATCTGGTCGCGCTGCTCGAGGACCGTGTACTTCAGGTCCGGGTTGCGCTCGGTGAGACGGTAGGCGCTGTCGATACCCGACAGGCCCGCGCCGACGATGAGGACGTCGAGGACGTCGGTGGTCGTGGCAGCCATGATTGCGTTCTCCTAGTTCGGGGAAATTCAGTCCATCCTAGACCTATGTGACAATCCCCATTGTCACACGGCCCGGTGTCGACGAGCTAGCCCGCCTTCTTCGCCGCCGCTTTCTTGGCCGGGGCCTTCTTGGCGGTCGCCTTCTTGGCCGGTGCCTTCTTCGCCGGCGCGTCCTTCGCCGCGGTCTTCTTCGCCGCCGGCGCCGATCCGGCCCGATCCTTGACCGACGCGCGCAGCGCGGCCAGCAGGTCGGCCACCTCGCTGTCCTCCGCTTCCGGCCGCGCCGGCTCGTCGTCGGCGAAGGCCGACGTCCCGCCGGCCTTCGACTCGATCAGCTTGCCGAGTTCCTCGGTGTAGGTGTCGGAGTAGTCGTCCGGGTCGAAATCGTTGGCCATCGTCTCGATCAGCGACTTGGCCATCTC
This genomic interval from Gordonia sp. X0973 contains the following:
- a CDS encoding beta-propeller fold lactonase family protein; translation: MLRKGLNRLATSAAALALVAAGLLGGIPSASAAPDRPTDFLYLNALGTPRITGFAITASGRIVRLPAATMPSRLLASSIRANPDGRTLYAAAEQAGVLVHRIGPDGSLRRVATLKPPFGAALTMGVSRKGDSLAVVYGPDVRGGGVMQGYAIDRAGIPHRRGPAFPLGPVPFGGLPLPQLTFSADGRSVYAANYMVGGLIRYAVHPDGSVSPRETVPGIPGPVNPTVTPDGRFLYTANETLPSIGAYRVLPSGGLVALPQVAFPATGVIPHGITITPNGRFLYAPNAISNRMSAFRIGRGGALTPFGLPGLIGPSFAGNPEPGVLNGQAWVTADGKRLVAVDIVGSVHRPNTSVRQYLIGANGNLTRIPGSYDAGVFFSAASTLVRAPN
- a CDS encoding YeiH family protein, with the protein product MAILERTRGQSNPAVLLHHESLPGIVFVALGAAVSFFAHRLVPGVGVLTWAVLLGAVAANVGAYPQVCRPGVQVATKRVLRIGVVLLGLSLSVGAVAHLGVPVIGLVVVTLVTTLGVTYYVGGRLRMGAPRRLLIATGFAICGGSAIAAMEETAGADEDDVATAIAMVTLCGTVLMVAMPLLHHPLGLSATQYGIWTGASVQEVGQVVGAASSAGAAAVGVAVVVKLTRVLMLGPVVAVVGMLQRRRPAETSAAVARPPIVPLFVVGFIVCVALRSIGAVPTSWLGPLGTVQNLALAAALFGMGTAVHLRSLMRSAGPAVVLAVFATLLVAGVALLGVYAVA
- a CDS encoding LysR family transcriptional regulator yields the protein MSGSARPSLDDLDLLVAVAEKGSIGAVAQERRLSQPQLSRRLSALERRLGTRLLERSTRGSELTATGQVVVDWAVPLLAAADEFSRSVQALNEAAASDLSVAVSMTIAEYLAPSWLGRLHVSNPHVHVSIRVENSRRVIELVEAGDYELGFVETPAVPAELAHRRVGRDRLMIAVAPTHEWATRSGPVPVTELAETELLVRESGSGTRFTLDRALQRHGLSLREGMVVASNTALRAAATAGVGPIVLSSLALTEDVAAGRLRDVEVAGLDLQRPFTAVWRPERALSDPARALLDVVGG
- a CDS encoding alpha-hydroxy-acid oxidizing protein — protein: MDQGYGRERQNVIYRAGVGGGRPTVPTDFAELERRAHRAMSERAWAYVAGGAGEGATMRANRAALERWAIVPRVLRDVSQRSLATELFGASLPAPVLVSPVGAGGLVTRNADVAIGRAAAALGLPYILSNQGSASMEDVAAGMDAVAPGSPRWFQLYWSVDEDLVDSFLARAKAMGAGAIAVTLDTTMLGWRPQDLNIGSLPFARGEGIAQYTRDERFRAIVDERVRNPDPEAESPKPSVGAIKTLVSIARNAPGSWWRNLVDKHPRAAVETFLGTYSRPSLSWTDIEGLRARTDLPIVLKGVLHPDDARQAVDVGVDGIIVSNHGGRQVDGAIGSVDALVDVVDAVSGRIKVLVDSGIYTGSDVFKALALGADAACIGRPHMYGLAIAGEAGARDVLANIVAELDLTLGLSGHTDVAALDRDVLKRIG
- a CDS encoding DUF4334 domain-containing protein translates to MPDVDAAGQVLAHIASGEVNPPEALDELWAQLPTVRIEEILGSWRGGELPTGHPMDGQLEQVGWYGKNFISPTDVQPLVCRGADGQLYSNKELGHGEASLWHVEFRGEVTASMVYDGQAVIDHFKRVDDQTLMGIMNGKSSLVRDRHFYFYLVRD
- a CDS encoding NAD(P)/FAD-dependent oxidoreductase; protein product: MAATTTDVLDVLIVGAGLSGIDSAYRLTERNPDLKYTVLEQRDQIGGTWDLFRYPGVRSDSDIFTLSFPWYPWKGNRTFAQGDEIREYLQSAAAHFGIDKHIDFGVKVITADFDTTTDLWTVQTEVGGKKRTYVSRFLYICAGYYRYDRGYNPEFPEIDKFKGQVVHPQFWPEDLDYKGKKVVVIGSGATAVTLIPSMADDVEKITMLQRSPTYMMPAPSTDPMTTLVLKAMPGKAGHRIIATRNAMITFGQYQFARRFPKLARRTMRRLAMAQLPKGYPVDVDFKPRYEPWDQRLCIIPGGDLYRSIKQGKAEVVTDQIEKFDETGIVLKSGKHLDADIVVTATGLEIVAMGGATLSVDGAEQKPGDHYAYRGYMLNDVPNLAWAVGYTNASWTLRVDLTAQAVAKLIQHMRNKGYTHAFPTTGGEIMEDAPLLELDSGYVQRAAGNLPKASKTQPWVVRHNLVLDAYDARRYDITEGMVFGTVDEKTAVGA